In Psychrobacter sp. P11G3, a single genomic region encodes these proteins:
- a CDS encoding MAPEG family protein produces the protein MISAFFELVTDKVASAILAMVVASLLPWAVSIVAKVSGGFRIRNNAHPREFFQNATGMAARANAAQQNSYETLPVFLAAVLVAMLFFVPQSIINVLAWLYVMIRIGFCVAYITNLAMFRSILWVLSMACCLMLFYLAIRVSV, from the coding sequence ATGATAAGTGCATTCTTTGAGTTGGTAACTGACAAAGTGGCGTCTGCCATTTTAGCCATGGTGGTAGCAAGCCTACTGCCATGGGCGGTGTCAATCGTTGCGAAAGTATCTGGTGGCTTTAGAATCAGAAATAATGCACATCCTCGCGAATTTTTTCAAAATGCGACAGGCATGGCAGCACGTGCTAATGCAGCACAGCAAAACAGTTATGAAACCTTGCCAGTGTTTTTGGCGGCAGTATTGGTAGCTATGTTGTTCTTTGTACCGCAGTCGATTATCAACGTGTTGGCTTGGCTGTATGTGATGATACGAATTGGTTTTTGCGTGGCGTATATTACTAATTTGGCAATGTTCCGCTCTATCCTCTGGGTACTATCAATGGCCTGCTGTCTGATGCTATTTTATTTAGCGATACGAGTCAGCGTCTAG
- a CDS encoding OsmC family protein — protein sequence MSESKASVIWQENKAFMGVSPSGHNVQIDADKEKGSSPMELILLGLGGCASYDVVEILQKSRQAVTDVRCELTAQRAETVPAVYTDIHMHFIVTGQEVKEKQVEKAIQLSAEKYCSASRMLVAGGVNITHDFEVVAS from the coding sequence ATGTCAGAATCAAAAGCAAGCGTCATATGGCAAGAGAACAAAGCCTTTATGGGTGTGTCACCATCAGGACATAATGTACAAATCGATGCTGATAAAGAGAAAGGCTCAAGCCCGATGGAGCTCATTTTGTTAGGACTAGGTGGTTGCGCCAGTTATGATGTCGTAGAGATTTTACAAAAATCACGCCAAGCAGTGACGGATGTACGTTGTGAGCTAACTGCCCAGCGCGCTGAAACCGTACCAGCGGTCTATACCGATATTCATATGCATTTCATTGTCACTGGTCAAGAGGTCAAAGAAAAACAAGTCGAAAAAGCCATCCAGTTATCAGCAGAAAAATACTGCTCTGCCAGCCGTATGTTAGTAGCAGGTGGGGTCAATATTACCCATGATTTCGAAGTGGTTGCAAGCTAG